A single window of Aspergillus flavus chromosome 4, complete sequence DNA harbors:
- a CDS encoding putative autophagy protein Apg5: protein METQATLNSIQKAVWDGRLPLQIRLAPSESRIYDQTDPYLISYPRISYLPSLLPRLRAFFASSLIDPSSNAHDGWFSFEGVPLKWHLPIGLLYDLYAGADPASKGTAESEDAGWDIDDQDNPLPWRLVVHFSDWPDEELVRLDAEGMVMNDAFINSVKEADFLRNGTAKGIMSLSKEDSSGLWKSVQNVELSSFQRISNILLPPLNQPFRNIPIRIFLPLPPDSGSPSLKVVQSPVPPLIPPSSVAASQLALSRSSITPQTQTIGSALHSLLPNLFPSRRTPVLAKPVLHGAAVPMSAPVEELVRSSAYGDGWLYVVIRMMG from the exons ATGGAAACGCAAGCAACTCTCAACAGTATTCAGAAGGCCGTATGGGACGGCAGACTTCCCTTACAGATTAGACTTGCTCCATCAGAAAGTCGCATATACGACCAGACTGATCCGTATCTT ATCTCTTATCCCCGAATTTCATATCTGCCATCCCTCTTACCCAGATTAAGGGCCTTCTTCGCATCTTCTCTCATCGACCCCAGTTCCAATGCTCATGATGGATGGTTCTCCTTCGAAGGCGTCCCGCTTAAATGGCATCTCCCTATCGGTCTGCTATATGACCTCTATGCGGGCGCTGACCCAGCGTCCAAGGGGACAGCCGAGTCAGAAGACGCAGGCTGGGACATCGATGACCAAGACAATCCATTACCATGGCGTCTCGTCGTGCATTTCAGCGACTGGCCAGATGAGGAACTGGTCCGACTAGACGCAGAGGGGATGGTCATGAACGATGCGTTCATCAACAGCGTCAAAGAAGCGGATTTCCTGCGAAACGGGACCGCAAAGGGCATCATGAGTCTCTCCAAGGAGGATTCATCTGGGTTATGGAAGTCTGTACAGAATG TGGAACTCTCCTCTTTTCAACGAATTTCGAATATCCTCCTTCCCCCTCTCAATCAGCCGTTCCGTAACATCCCTATTCGCATattcctccccctccctccTGACTCTGGCTCCCCTTCTCTCAAAGTAGTTCAGTCCCCCGTCCCGCCGTTGATCCCTCCCTCCAGCGTGGCGGCTAGCCAATTGGCCCTTTCACGAAGTAGTATCACACCGCAGACGCAGACGATAGGTTCGGCTTTGCATTCGCTCCTACCGAACCTGTTTCCTAGTCGGAGGACGCCTGTGTTAGCGAAGCCCGTGCTCCATGGTGCCGCTGTGCCTATGTCAGCACCAGTCGAAGAGCTAGTCAGGAGTTCGGCGTACGGAGATGGTTGGTTGTATGTCGTTATACGGATGATGGGATGA